The Blautia obeum ATCC 29174 region GATCACATCCGGCTTCTCAGTCAGATCATCCAGAACCTTCAGGACGTCACCGGCAATGAATTTACAGTTATCCAGTCCGTTCAGCTTCGCATTCTCTCTTGCTGCTGCAACTGCATCTTCCACGATTTCCACACCGATCACTTCTTTTGCCACCGGAGCAAGCAGCTGCGCGATCGTTCCGGTTCCACTGTAAAGATCAAACACTTCCATTCCACTCGTATTCTGGATATAATCACGCACAATATTGTACAGTACTTCCGCAGCCAGTGAATTCGGCTGGAAGAAAGAAAACGTGCTGATACGGAATTTCAGTCCGAGCAGTGTCTCATAGAAATAGTCCTGTCCATAAAGTATCCTTGTCTCATCGCTCTGAACTACATCTGAAAGTGAATCATTGAGAATATGCATGATTCCAACAATCCTGCCCTCCAGTGGAAGAGCCAGAAGCTGATCTTTCAGCGGTTCCAGATCATACTCTTCCTGAGTGGTCGTTACAAGATGCACCAGAATCTCACCGGAAGTAACACCTCTTCTCAACATCAGATGCCGCAGATAACCGGTGTGCTGCAGTTTCCTGTAATAAGAAGCTCCTTTTTCTCTGAAAAATTCTCTTACACAAGTCAGGATATCCGTCATATCCTTATGCACCAGCTTACAGTCGTCAGTATTCAGGATATCATACGTACTTCCTTTCTTATGCAGGCCAAGGGACAGTGGTCCGTCTTTGACCTCATCTCCAAAAGAAAACTCCATCTTATTGCGGTATCCGAATTCGATCGGGCTTCCGTGAATACCCTCCCATTCAAAAGCTGCATTTCCATTCTCATCTATCTGACCCCCCTGGACCAATGCCTCTTCCAGAAGCTCTCGTATCTGTATCTCTTTCATATGAAGCTGGTCTTCATAGGACATTGTCTGATACATGCAACCACCACATGCCGGAAAATTGCTACATACCGGTTCTCTTGTCTCCAATGGTGATTTTTCTATTACCTCCAGGATACGTCCCTGTGCCCTTCCGGAACGTTTCTTCTGAATCATAAAGCGTACCTTCTGTCCCGGAATTCCGTTCTTGATCAGAACCTTCTGATCCTCCACAAAAACATATCCCTTATTCGGGAAGTCCACCTTCTCTATTACACCTTCGTAAATTTCACCTTTTTTCATGCTTTCTATTCCTCATTTATATATTTGAAACACTTGCATCCAGCTGTCTCTTCGTAACCCTCACTCTTTTGTCTTTGACAGAGCAGTAAAACAGCCCCGGTTATCTGCCGGAGCTGTTTGAACTTCATGCTACGCTTACTCTGTTGCCATTCTCTCTGCAAGCAGTCATCTTACTCTTCTTCATCCTCGAAGTAATCATCAAAATCATCATCGAAATCTTCTTCAAAATCTTCCAGATAATCCGGAGCAAAGAAGCGATATACTGCAAATGCGATTCCTGCAACTGCTGCAACTGCGCCTATGATAGCCAGTACCCAGAGGACTGTATTTTTTTCTTTTTCGTCTTCTTTTTTCTTTAAAGCAGCAAGTAAATCCTCAATTTTCTCGTTCAAGTTTAAATTATTCAGATTCATGACGGGCACCTTCCTCTCACTTATTTATAGGTCATAGTATACCACTAATCCATCCATTTTACCATATTTTCTCGCAAATTTTCGATTATGTTTCTGCACCTTATCACTCCAGAACTTCTGATACACCAATCCGCTCCCCAAGTTTTACTCTTGTCTCAATTCCATTTTCGGAATTCATAAAAATGTCTGGATCAGGCAGTACCCGTTCCTTCTGTGTCATCAGTATAACCGTCGAACCACCAAATGCGAAATTTCCTTTTTCTTTTCCCCGTTTTACACGGCCACGAAGTGGTACATTCTCAATCCTGCCGACCATCAACGCTCCGACTTCCATCATCAGAACAGTTCCAAAATTCACAGTCTTCAACAACGCATATTCTCTTGTATTTTCTTTGTAGATTGGATACACATCATTGGCGACCGGATTGACCGTATGCAGTTCACCTGGAATATGCACTCTCCGGGATTCAAATCCATCATCTATATAGATATATCTGTGATAATCGTCCACACATAAACGGAACACCCAGAGAAGTCCGCCTTCGTATCGTTTCACCAGAACCGGATTCTTCAGAAGTTCAGCAACTGTATAGGATGTATGTTTGATTTTTACATGACAGTTCTCACTGATCGGATAAACACTCACCCTGCTGTCGCAGGGACTGACAAAAGCTTCCGGTACCATATCGATTTCTCTGGCACCCTCTCGAATCTGTCTAGTAAAAAAATCATTGTACGACCAATACTTTTTCGGTTCATAATCTCTCATATCAATTCCTGCATGTCTTATAAATGCCGGAACCGCCAGTGCAGATACTCTGGAGTCCAGAATTCTGCCCCCAATCTCTGAAAGTACAGGATTTACAAGCGGTTTAAGTAAAGCCCTGCCAATTGCAGAGCCATACATTTTTTCCAGGAATCTGTCCTGAAACGAATCATTTTCAGTTACATGACCTTTTCGGTCTGCCGTATATGTTGTCATGCTGCTGCTCCTTTCAGTTTCCTGATCGTATGGTAATGAGCCCACCATCCTTCTTTGTAAAAAAGAATAAACAGTACTGCCACTGCCACAACTGCAACCAGTACCACCAGTTCCTGATTGGTCGGCTTGCGGAAACGGAAATTAAAAATAAACAAGAATCCTACGATCAGCATCGCTGCATGAAGCAATCCCACAAAATAACGAAATCCCGGAAAAAATACCGATGCCACAAACAGAAGCGGCATGATCACAGCCATAGATGTGATCGGAAGTCCCTGATAGTACTTGCGGTTCTCAGATGTCTCGCTCTGGCGTTTTGCCTCCATCACATTAAAATATGCAAGACGGATCACTCCTGCCATCCCGTAAAATGCAAGGATCGCAATGCTGTATGCTTTACACATTCCAAGTTTGTAGCCCAGAATGATTGGAAAAATCCCAAAACAGACAATGTCACAGAGAGAATCGATCTGAATACCAAAGGATTTCTCATCATCGGTTCTGTTCTTCTTTGTCCGGGCTATCTTTCCATCAAACATATCACACAGTCCGGAAAAAGCCAGACAGGATACTGCCAGCGTAAGCTTCCCGTCGATCGCACAAAACATACCCAGGATGGATGAAACAAGACTGATATATGTAACAACTACTGTATAATCATAAAATCCTATCATTCGTAACTCTCCTTATTTTCTTTGCCATGCCCCTGTCCGATCGTAAGCTGTGCCACAATCGTAAAAAGTGCACTGATCAAAAGCTCTCCATAATAACCAAGTCCTCTGCTGAGAACCATCCCCGGCAGAAGTAATGTGCCAAATACCGGGGTGAATATTGTCAGGAACAGTGTCTCACTGATTCCCATACCTCCCGGAAGCGGAAGCATATCTACGGAAACAGAGATCACTGCCTGAAGAAACAGCACCGCCCAGAATCCTGTCCCCGACAGTGAAAATGCTTTATATACAAACCATGTTACTGCAAACATTGCCATTCTCTGTACAAATGTGATCGCAATGACATTCACGATCACTCTCGGATGTGTCTTCAGATAAGCAGCTGTATCTCTGTAAGTATCCATGGAATTTTCCAGTTTTTTCAGCCTTCCTTCTTTGTGACGCAGAATATGGAATTTCTCTAGAATCGAAAGTCCCCATACAAGAGCTGATCTGGCAAGCAATGGATGAAACACCAGAATCGTCATAAAAGTCACACAAAAAATATTCAGTCCCAGTCCCAGATAGAAAACAGGAAGAATTCCTTCCAGATACTGATGCAGGAATCCTCTTCCAAACACAGCTACTCCGATACCGACCACCACCAGCACCAGCTTATAGGTGATCGTAATGATCATCAGAATAACCGCAGAAACCGGGATAGATATATTTTTCTTTTTCATATAATATGCCTGCATTGGCTGTCCACCACTCGCAGATGGTGTAATACAGCTGAAAAAGAATCCTACCGATGAAAAGAGAAAACAGGTTCTTTTTTTCAGTTTTATTCCATAGGACCGCATCATATACCATATGATGATCGACTCACCCCAGATAAAGAATGCCACCAGTGCAAGTCCGGGCACGAGCCATCGTTTATCCGCACTCCGAATGGCATCCATCATAGCCCCGAGGTCTTCTCCATGAAACACTCCATAAATTGTGAGCACAAAGACAATGAGCAGGAAAGCTCCATTAAAGATCACTCTTTTATTTTTTTTCATAAGCAGCTCACCCTTCTGTAGATTTCAGAATCTTTTTCTCAATCCTGCTGCCAAATCTTTCGTAAATTTTGTATAGATTTGTGTTTCTGCCAATACAGAAACACAGTTCTGCAAGAAGGATTCCTCCTGCCACGTCCACCAGGACATGCTGTTTCGTCAGCAATGTAGAGACAAATACAAGAATTGCAAGCACTGCCGACACTCTCTGGTACCATACCAGAATTTCTTTTTTTCCGCGGATGCCCAGATAACAGAACCAGCTGACCAGACAATGAATAGACGGAAACAGATTATCTGCTGCATCAATAGAGTACAGCCACAAAGCAAGCTGATTCCATAATCCTCCATCTGTTATCACTGGTCTAGTATTCGTTGTGGGATACAAAAGAAAGAAACCAAGGCAGATACATCTTGATATAAAATCTCCTGTAAAAAACTGGTACACACTGTGTCGTTCCTGCCTGGCAATCAGAATGTAATTGACGGCCCAGAAAAGATAGCATCCAAAATAGATGATCAGAAACTGCGGAACAAAAGGAAGGCTCCTGTCCACAGCAGTTTCTATATTGTGGTGGTACCATCCACCTGCGATCATTCTGGAACCTGAATAAACAAGACAATTAAATACAAACGAAAAAATAACCGGGAAAATTCCATATGCAGGGAGTATCCTCGTGAGGCCTTTTAAAATTTTTTTCATTCTGTACTCCCTTCGAATTTTCATGTATCCAGTATATCATTCATTAAAAGGTAAAACAACTAAAGTACAGAAACTTTAAGATTTCTTAAGAAAATTATAAAAAGTTATATTTTCTTAAGTTTTGCAAAGGCAGCGAACATTTTTTTGACTCCGACTTTGTCAAAATCTACAGTAACCTCATAATCTCTGCCGCCTTCTACGATATCCTTAACGATGCCAACACCAAATTTAATGTGACGGACCGTATCCCCAACACCGTAATCCAGGGAATCCGCTTTCGTTACCTTAAAATTCTGTGGCTGAAATGCCTTCGTATGGAAGCTTTTCTTCATCTGCAGATAGCTGTTGAGCGGAGATTTTGCCTCCGGGATCTTTGGTTTGTGTTCCTGAACAGTATGTCCAAGATCCACCAGTTCCCGTGGAATCTCTCTCACAAATCTGGAAACGCGATTATACTGCGTTTCCCCACGCACCATACGCTGCTGTGCACTGGTCATAGTCAGTTCTTTCATGGCTCTGGTGATTCCCACATAACAAAGCCTGCGCTCCTCTTCCAGATCCGACTGGTCACCGGAAAAGATGCACATACTGCTTGGGAACATACCATCTTCCATTCCGGCAAGATATACATATGGAAACTCCAGTCCCTTTGCACTGTGCAAAGTCATCAGTACCACATAATCCTGATTCTCATCTACAGAATCAATATCCGCGATCAGTGCAATTTCTTCCAGGAATCCAGATAATGTTGCCTCTCTATTCTCAGCCTTCATTGTCTCTTCATAAGAAACCGTTTTGGATATCAGCTCATCGATATTCTCCACCCTGGCTCTGGCTTCTTCTGTATCTTCTGCTTTCAGTTCATCCACATAACCAGTCAGATCTATGATTTCCTCCAGAAGCTCCGATACAGAATATGCCTGTGCTTTACTCTTAAGTGACTGGATAAATGTAACAAATCCATCCACTTTTGAAAGACTGCGTCCGATCGACGGCACTTCCTCTGCCACACGGAGTGCATCATAAAAACTGATATTCATCATGTCGGCATAATCCTGAATTCTGCCGACCGTTGTTGCTCCGATTCCACGCTTTGGTACATTCAGGATTCTACGTACCGCAAGATCATCCGCTGCATTATCTACCGTTTTCAGATAGCAGAGCAGATCTTTGATTTCTTTACGCGCATAGAAGTTCACTCCCCCTACGATCTTGTAAGGAATATTTGCAAGCAGACACTTCTCTTCAAAAAGACGGGACTGTGCATTTGTTCGATAAAGTACTGCGCAGTTATGATACTCTGCTGTCCCTTCTCTGTGTCGTCGGGCAATGTCCCCTACAACAAATTCGGCTTCCTCATATCCATTCATAAACTGTCGGAAATGGATTTTCTCTCCCTCCGGGTTCTCGGTCCAGAGTGTTTTTTCTTTACGCTCTGTATTATTTGCGATCACACCATTCGCTGCATTTAAGATATTCTGCGTAGAACGATAATTCTGCTCCAGACGAATAACTTTAGCATCCGGGAATACCCTCTCAAATCCCAGGATATTTCCAATATTGGCTCCACGGAATCTGTAAATGGACTGGTCATCATCACCGACTACACACAGATTCTCATACCTGGATGCCAGAAGACTTACAAACTTAAACTGTGCCGTATTGGTATCCTGATATTCATCTACCATAATATAGCGGAAACGTTCCTGATAACTCTGCAGAACATCGCCACAATTCTGGAACAGTTCCACTGTCTTGCATATGAGGTCATCAAAATCCAACGCATTATTCCGACGCAGTGCCGCCTGATATTCACGATAAACCTGCGCCGCTCTTTTCTGGTTAAAATCAGCACCTGCATTCATTTCCATCTCATCCGGATTCAGCAGCTCATCTTTTGCATGTGAGATCTGAGCCAGGAGTGCCCGTTCCTTCACTTTCTTGGTATCAATATTCATTTTGCGGCAGATTTCTTTGATCAGGGTCTTCTGATCGTCCGCATCGTAAATCGTAAAATTATTATCATAACCGAGACGGTCTATATGGCGTCGGAGGATCCGTACACATGTCGAGTGAAAAGTTGATACCCATACACTTCCCCCTTCGCTTCCTGCGATCTTGTCCACACGTTCTCTCATCTCGTGGGCTGCTTTGTTGGTAAATGTGATTGCCAGAATATTCCACGGATTCACACCCTTTTCTGCAATCAGATAAGCAATCCTGTGTGTCAGAACTCTGGTCTTTCCTGATCCGGCTCCTGCAAGAATCAGAAGTGGTCCATCTGTATGCAGAACAGCTTCTTTCTGTCGGTCATTCAATGTATCATAAATTGTATTCATCAATTATCTCCTGTTTCTTTGTGGTTACTTATTTCGAACTGATGTTTTCTTGCTATCTTTTTAATTATACATGAAACCTGGTATGGGGTAAAGGAATTTTAAAATCATTTGCAAAAACCATTTACAAGTAGTATTTAAAACTATATAATAGAGCGTGCAGGTATTAGAAATACCATTCTGCCTTTATTTCAGGCAAAGGAGATGAATTTATGTCAGTTAATACAGACTCCATGATCCGTAATATTCTGGATCGTGTTTCCAGAATCGGTTATGTAAAACCAGAGGATATTCCCAATATAGATCTTTATATGGATCAGGTCACTACTTTTATGGAAGCACAGCTTGCTCATTCCAAACGCTATGAAGATGACAAGATTCTTACAAAGACCATGATCAATAATTATGCCAAGAATAATCTGCTTCCTTCTCCTGAGAAGAAGCGCTATTCAAAAGAACACCTGCTGGTTCTGATCTTTATCTACTATTTCAAAAATATTTTATCGATCAGCGATATCCAGACTCTGCTCGGACCACTGACCGATAAATATTTCAAATCTATGGATGATATGGATCTCACTGCTATCTACAACGAAGTATTCAGTATGGAAAAAGGACAGATCGAATCTCTTCAGAAGGAGCTTCTGGAACGCTATGAAATTGCTCAGGGAACTTTTGAGAATGCACCGGAAGAAGACAGGGATTTCCTGAAATTATTTTCTTTCATCTGTCTCCTCAGCTTTGATGTTTACGTAAAAAAAATGCTGATCGAACAGATGATCGACGAACTCCGTGCTTCCACGGATACAGACCCAAAACATAAGAAAAAATAATACAGCATCAGAAGTACTGATCCTGTATTACGTAAAAATTACCTGCATCACTGCAGGTAATTTTTATTTACATAGCCGCTCTTTCCAAGTCTGGAAGAATATACATACCAGTAAGTACTTCCACTGGAATCCTGGACCTGAACGGTATCGCCGTTATTCAACTGTCCGATCTCATTTGCATCATCATACGCTTTTGCATTACGAAGTGCTAGATAGCCACTCTTGACTTTCACTGTCTTTGTAACAACCGCAGATGCTGTATTGTCTTTATTTTTTACCAGATAATCTTTATTTACATATCCGCCCTTTCCAAGTCCCGGTACATATACCAGCCAGTAGGTACTGTCACTGGCATCCGCAATCTGTACCTTATCTCCTGTATAAAGTTCTGCAACTTCATTGGACGATTTAAACGCCTTGGCATTACGAAGCGCCAGATATCCACTCTTGACACTTACATAACGTTCACTTGAAGAATTCGCCAGATATCTGCGATTTACATATCCGGATTTCTTGAGTCGTGATGCATATACATACCAGTAGGTGCTTCCACTGGAATCTGTCACATCAACGGTATCACCTGTATAAAGCTTACCGATTTCATTCTTGTCATCATAAGCCTTTGCATTACGAAGTGCCAGATAGCCATCCGCTACTGTAACTGTGTAGGAAGTGGTGGCCGCCCATCCTGTCTGCACCGTCATCGGCATAGCAAGTGCAAGTGCGATCACACATGTGAAAATACGTTTCAGGACTCCTGACCTCTGCATTGTGGAAAATCTCTTCTTCATAATGTTGCCCTCCTTTGTATTTAGTTTTTGCTCCCCGTGACAAGTCTTCGAGTAAATACGACACCGAACCGTTCTTGTCAAATTTTTTATTATAGTTTATCATATAGGAAACAACTTTTTGTAAAATAAAATTTCTCGGGAGGATATATATTCATGCGCAAACTATTATCTGTTTTTCTTGCCGGATGTCTGCTTTTACTGCTTCCTGCCACGATCTGGGCTTCTGCGGAAACCACCTATGAAAGCGA contains the following coding sequences:
- a CDS encoding phosphatase PAP2 family protein, encoding MKKILKGLTRILPAYGIFPVIFSFVFNCLVYSGSRMIAGGWYHHNIETAVDRSLPFVPQFLIIYFGCYLFWAVNYILIARQERHSVYQFFTGDFISRCICLGFFLLYPTTNTRPVITDGGLWNQLALWLYSIDAADNLFPSIHCLVSWFCYLGIRGKKEILVWYQRVSAVLAILVFVSTLLTKQHVLVDVAGGILLAELCFCIGRNTNLYKIYERFGSRIEKKILKSTEG
- the rlmD gene encoding 23S rRNA (uracil(1939)-C(5))-methyltransferase RlmD; protein product: MKKGEIYEGVIEKVDFPNKGYVFVEDQKVLIKNGIPGQKVRFMIQKKRSGRAQGRILEVIEKSPLETREPVCSNFPACGGCMYQTMSYEDQLHMKEIQIRELLEEALVQGGQIDENGNAAFEWEGIHGSPIEFGYRNKMEFSFGDEVKDGPLSLGLHKKGSTYDILNTDDCKLVHKDMTDILTCVREFFREKGASYYRKLQHTGYLRHLMLRRGVTSGEILVHLVTTTQEEYDLEPLKDQLLALPLEGRIVGIMHILNDSLSDVVQSDETRILYGQDYFYETLLGLKFRISTFSFFQPNSLAAEVLYNIVRDYIQNTSGMEVFDLYSGTGTIAQLLAPVAKEVIGVEIVEDAVAAARENAKLNGLDNCKFIAGDVLKVLDDLTEKPDVIVLDPPRDGIHPKALPKILSYGVKRIVYVSCKATSLARDLEAFLQAGYRLEKACCVDQFCETVWTEAVALLVKE
- a CDS encoding phosphatidylserine decarboxylase, giving the protein MTTYTADRKGHVTENDSFQDRFLEKMYGSAIGRALLKPLVNPVLSEIGGRILDSRVSALAVPAFIRHAGIDMRDYEPKKYWSYNDFFTRQIREGAREIDMVPEAFVSPCDSRVSVYPISENCHVKIKHTSYTVAELLKNPVLVKRYEGGLLWVFRLCVDDYHRYIYIDDGFESRRVHIPGELHTVNPVANDVYPIYKENTREYALLKTVNFGTVLMMEVGALMVGRIENVPLRGRVKRGKEKGNFAFGGSTVILMTQKERVLPDPDIFMNSENGIETRVKLGERIGVSEVLE
- the pcrA gene encoding DNA helicase PcrA; amino-acid sequence: MNTIYDTLNDRQKEAVLHTDGPLLILAGAGSGKTRVLTHRIAYLIAEKGVNPWNILAITFTNKAAHEMRERVDKIAGSEGGSVWVSTFHSTCVRILRRHIDRLGYDNNFTIYDADDQKTLIKEICRKMNIDTKKVKERALLAQISHAKDELLNPDEMEMNAGADFNQKRAAQVYREYQAALRRNNALDFDDLICKTVELFQNCGDVLQSYQERFRYIMVDEYQDTNTAQFKFVSLLASRYENLCVVGDDDQSIYRFRGANIGNILGFERVFPDAKVIRLEQNYRSTQNILNAANGVIANNTERKEKTLWTENPEGEKIHFRQFMNGYEEAEFVVGDIARRHREGTAEYHNCAVLYRTNAQSRLFEEKCLLANIPYKIVGGVNFYARKEIKDLLCYLKTVDNAADDLAVRRILNVPKRGIGATTVGRIQDYADMMNISFYDALRVAEEVPSIGRSLSKVDGFVTFIQSLKSKAQAYSVSELLEEIIDLTGYVDELKAEDTEEARARVENIDELISKTVSYEETMKAENREATLSGFLEEIALIADIDSVDENQDYVVLMTLHSAKGLEFPYVYLAGMEDGMFPSSMCIFSGDQSDLEEERRLCYVGITRAMKELTMTSAQQRMVRGETQYNRVSRFVREIPRELVDLGHTVQEHKPKIPEAKSPLNSYLQMKKSFHTKAFQPQNFKVTKADSLDYGVGDTVRHIKFGVGIVKDIVEGGRDYEVTVDFDKVGVKKMFAAFAKLKKI
- a CDS encoding lysylphosphatidylglycerol synthase transmembrane domain-containing protein, whose protein sequence is MKKNKRVIFNGAFLLIVFVLTIYGVFHGEDLGAMMDAIRSADKRWLVPGLALVAFFIWGESIIIWYMMRSYGIKLKKRTCFLFSSVGFFFSCITPSASGGQPMQAYYMKKKNISIPVSAVILMIITITYKLVLVVVGIGVAVFGRGFLHQYLEGILPVFYLGLGLNIFCVTFMTILVFHPLLARSALVWGLSILEKFHILRHKEGRLKKLENSMDTYRDTAAYLKTHPRVIVNVIAITFVQRMAMFAVTWFVYKAFSLSGTGFWAVLFLQAVISVSVDMLPLPGGMGISETLFLTIFTPVFGTLLLPGMVLSRGLGYYGELLISALFTIVAQLTIGQGHGKENKESYE
- a CDS encoding SH3 domain-containing protein, coding for MKKRFSTMQRSGVLKRIFTCVIALALAMPMTVQTGWAATTSYTVTVADGYLALRNAKAYDDKNEIGKLYTGDTVDVTDSSGSTYWYVYASRLKKSGYVNRRYLANSSSERYVSVKSGYLALRNAKAFKSSNEVAELYTGDKVQIADASDSTYWLVYVPGLGKGGYVNKDYLVKNKDNTASAVVTKTVKVKSGYLALRNAKAYDDANEIGQLNNGDTVQVQDSSGSTYWYVYSSRLGKSGYVNKNYLQ
- a CDS encoding DUF1836 domain-containing protein, coding for MSVNTDSMIRNILDRVSRIGYVKPEDIPNIDLYMDQVTTFMEAQLAHSKRYEDDKILTKTMINNYAKNNLLPSPEKKRYSKEHLLVLIFIYYFKNILSISDIQTLLGPLTDKYFKSMDDMDLTAIYNEVFSMEKGQIESLQKELLERYEIAQGTFENAPEEDRDFLKLFSFICLLSFDVYVKKMLIEQMIDELRASTDTDPKHKKK
- a CDS encoding CDP-alcohol phosphatidyltransferase family protein; the encoded protein is MIGFYDYTVVVTYISLVSSILGMFCAIDGKLTLAVSCLAFSGLCDMFDGKIARTKKNRTDDEKSFGIQIDSLCDIVCFGIFPIILGYKLGMCKAYSIAILAFYGMAGVIRLAYFNVMEAKRQSETSENRKYYQGLPITSMAVIMPLLFVASVFFPGFRYFVGLLHAAMLIVGFLFIFNFRFRKPTNQELVVLVAVVAVAVLFILFYKEGWWAHYHTIRKLKGAAA